A single Calidifontibacter indicus DNA region contains:
- a CDS encoding ABC transporter ATP-binding protein: MTQGLVVDDVTVRFGEQVAVDAVDLDLAVGQVLSVLGPSGCGKSTLLRVIAGLQTVQSGTVRFAGADVTAVPTHKRGFGLMFQDGQLFDHLDVAGNIAYPLRRQGVSRGDRAARVAELLDLVGLGGYAKRRVSTLSGGQQQRVALARALAPRPRLLLLDEPLSALDRDLRERLAADLRTILVATGTTALLVTHDHDEALTVADRLALMVAGRIVTTGPADKVWHAPVDRTTARLLGYRDEVDAASWSAAGLPQLVGEGSIMLRDNAFRVDADGPLSAQVKESAVRSSGAALRVDMEGVGVVSAVADDPAGLAVGQRVRLVFNPHASARLPVEQSTTADLGA; this comes from the coding sequence ATGACGCAAGGTCTGGTGGTCGACGACGTGACCGTGCGGTTCGGCGAGCAGGTCGCCGTCGACGCGGTCGATCTCGATCTCGCCGTCGGGCAGGTGTTGTCGGTGCTCGGCCCGTCGGGGTGCGGCAAGTCGACCCTGTTGCGGGTCATCGCGGGCCTGCAGACGGTGCAGTCGGGCACGGTGCGGTTCGCCGGCGCGGACGTCACCGCGGTGCCGACCCACAAGCGCGGGTTCGGCCTGATGTTCCAGGACGGCCAACTCTTCGACCACCTCGACGTGGCCGGCAACATCGCCTATCCGCTACGCCGGCAAGGAGTTTCGCGCGGCGACCGGGCGGCGCGGGTGGCCGAACTGCTCGATCTCGTCGGGCTCGGCGGCTATGCGAAGCGTCGGGTCAGCACGTTGTCCGGTGGCCAGCAGCAGCGCGTTGCGCTGGCGCGAGCCCTGGCGCCGCGTCCGCGGTTGTTGCTGCTCGACGAGCCGCTGTCGGCGCTCGACCGCGACCTGCGCGAGCGCCTCGCGGCCGATCTGCGGACGATTCTGGTGGCTACCGGCACCACCGCGCTGCTGGTCACGCACGACCACGACGAGGCGCTCACGGTCGCCGACCGCTTGGCGCTCATGGTGGCCGGCCGCATCGTCACCACCGGCCCGGCCGACAAGGTGTGGCACGCCCCGGTCGACCGCACCACCGCCCGCCTGCTGGGCTACCGCGACGAGGTCGACGCGGCGTCGTGGTCGGCGGCCGGCCTGCCACAGCTGGTGGGGGAAGGCTCGATCATGCTGCGCGACAACGCTTTCCGGGTCGATGCCGACGGGCCGCTCAGCGCGCAGGTGAAGGAGTCGGCAGTGCGCAGCAGCGGTGCTGCGTTGCGGGTGGACATGGAGGGCGTCGGCGTCGTGTCGGCCGTCGCCGACGACCCCGCAGGACTCGCCGTCGGGCAGCGGGTGCGGCTCGTGTTCAACCCGCACGCCTCGGCCCGGCTCCCCGTCGAGCAGAGCACCACGGCCGACCTCGGCGCATAG
- a CDS encoding ABC transporter permease: MRRRPGRTLLPALAALIPLAFLAVFFLLPVAAMIARGLHPDGRWTLGPALEVLSRPRTGRVLWFTLWISTLGTAITVLLGVPIAYVTYRLALPLTGLVRGLLVMPFVLPTVVVGIAFRSLLAKSGPLGFLGWDGSWQAILAALVFFNIAVVVRTVGGRWQSLDPRQAEAAAALGAGPWTVLRTVTLPALRPAIVSAAMVVFLFCAGSFGVVLTLGGVRYSTVETEIYLLTTNFLDLQAAAVLSLLQAAVVITLLLLTERLTAGSPNRLRGNGARQRVRRADLPHLLITTAACLFVLAPLVTLVLRSLQVGDGWGLDHYRRLTEVGSVPTLQVTVWQALLTSIRAAVDATLIAVLLGLLVSFVITRRADSAGGRRVLAALDATFMLPLGISAVTVGFGFLIALDEPPLDLRSAPLLVPIAQALVALPLVVRVVAPALRSVDPRQREAAAALGAGPWRVFWDVDRRVLLRPLLAAIGFAYAVALGEFGATSFLARPTNPTLPVVIYQLIGHPGEDYFGMALAASVILATVTAVIMTVVERLRGRSGGW; encoded by the coding sequence ATGCGTCGACGCCCCGGGCGAACGCTCCTCCCGGCGCTCGCAGCACTGATCCCACTCGCCTTCCTGGCGGTGTTCTTCCTGCTGCCCGTGGCCGCGATGATCGCCCGGGGCCTCCACCCCGACGGCCGGTGGACCCTCGGCCCCGCGCTGGAGGTGCTGAGCCGCCCGCGCACCGGTCGGGTGCTGTGGTTCACGCTCTGGATCAGCACGCTCGGCACCGCGATCACCGTGCTGCTCGGGGTGCCGATCGCCTACGTGACCTACCGCCTCGCGCTGCCGCTCACCGGGCTGGTGCGCGGGCTGTTGGTGATGCCGTTCGTGCTTCCGACCGTGGTCGTCGGCATTGCCTTCCGCAGCCTGCTCGCGAAGTCCGGGCCGCTGGGGTTCCTCGGCTGGGACGGCTCCTGGCAGGCCATCCTCGCCGCGCTGGTCTTCTTCAACATCGCGGTCGTCGTGCGCACCGTCGGCGGACGTTGGCAGTCGCTCGACCCGCGCCAGGCCGAGGCCGCGGCCGCGCTCGGCGCGGGTCCCTGGACGGTGCTGCGCACGGTGACGCTGCCCGCGCTGCGTCCGGCGATCGTGTCGGCCGCGATGGTGGTCTTCCTGTTCTGCGCCGGGTCGTTCGGCGTGGTGCTGACACTCGGCGGCGTGCGCTACTCGACCGTCGAGACCGAGATCTACCTGCTCACCACCAACTTCCTCGACCTGCAGGCCGCGGCGGTGCTCAGCCTGTTGCAGGCCGCCGTCGTGATCACGCTGCTGCTCCTCACCGAGCGACTCACCGCCGGCAGCCCGAATCGCCTGCGTGGCAACGGCGCCCGTCAACGCGTCCGCCGCGCCGACCTGCCCCACCTGCTCATCACCACCGCCGCCTGCCTGTTCGTGCTCGCGCCGCTGGTCACGCTGGTGCTGCGCTCGCTGCAGGTCGGCGACGGGTGGGGCCTCGACCACTACCGGCGGCTCACCGAGGTGGGCTCGGTGCCGACCCTGCAGGTGACGGTCTGGCAGGCGCTGCTCACCTCGATCCGGGCGGCCGTCGACGCGACGCTCATCGCGGTGCTGCTCGGGCTGCTGGTCAGCTTCGTCATCACCCGGCGCGCCGACTCCGCCGGCGGACGGCGCGTACTGGCCGCGCTCGACGCCACCTTCATGCTGCCGCTGGGCATCTCCGCGGTCACCGTCGGCTTCGGCTTCCTCATCGCGCTCGACGAGCCCCCACTCGACCTGCGGTCGGCGCCGCTGCTGGTGCCGATCGCGCAGGCGCTGGTCGCCCTGCCGCTCGTCGTGCGGGTGGTGGCGCCCGCGTTGCGATCGGTCGACCCGCGGCAACGCGAGGCCGCGGCCGCTCTCGGCGCGGGGCCGTGGCGGGTGTTCTGGGACGTCGACCGCCGGGTGTTGCTGCGTCCGCTGCTGGCCGCGATCGGCTTCGCGTACGCGGTCGCTCTGGGGGAGTTCGGCGCCACGAGTTTCCTTGCGCGGCCGACGAATCCGACGCTGCCCGTCGTCATCTACCAACTCATCGGGCACCCCGGTGAGGACTACTTCGGGATGGCGCTGGCGGCGTCCGTCATCCTGGCGACGGTGACGGCCGTGATCATGACCGTGGTGGAGCGGCTGCGTGGTCGCTCGGGAGGTTGGTGA
- a CDS encoding thiamine ABC transporter substrate-binding protein: MFRTSRTVLVAAVAGVLSVSLASCSTTGDSGSDTSSASSSGSSAGGSSAPKQTTVRLVTHDSFVAPKELLAQFTKETGYQVQVLASGDAGKLANSVVLAKGNPTGDVVFGIDNTFASRVVDAGALTPYTSAKLPQGADKYALTGEAAKSLTPIDFGDVCVNVDDAWFAAHKKAKPNSLDDLTKPEYKDLFVTPGAATSSPGMAFLLATIAKYGDNGWQDYWKKLKANGVKVTSGWSDAWSVDYTAGGGKGSRPIVLSYNTSPADTVKDGKATTSAMTDSCFRQVEYAGVLKGAKNEPGAQAFIDFLLGKTFQASMPANMYVFPVDPAVAIPAQWKAAVTVPDKTLEVDPAKITANRDKWLREWQDTVSG; encoded by the coding sequence TTGTTCCGAACGTCCCGCACAGTTCTCGTCGCCGCCGTGGCCGGCGTGCTCTCCGTCTCGCTCGCGTCATGTTCGACGACCGGCGACTCCGGCTCCGACACCTCGTCCGCGAGCTCGTCCGGCAGCTCGGCCGGTGGGTCGAGCGCGCCGAAGCAGACCACCGTCCGACTGGTCACGCACGACTCGTTCGTCGCGCCCAAGGAACTGCTCGCCCAGTTCACCAAGGAGACCGGCTACCAGGTGCAGGTGCTCGCATCGGGTGACGCCGGCAAGCTGGCCAACTCGGTCGTGCTCGCCAAGGGCAACCCCACCGGCGACGTCGTCTTCGGTATCGACAACACCTTCGCCTCGCGTGTCGTGGACGCCGGCGCGCTCACGCCGTACACCTCGGCGAAGCTGCCACAGGGCGCCGACAAGTACGCGCTCACCGGTGAGGCGGCCAAATCGCTGACCCCGATCGACTTCGGCGACGTGTGCGTCAACGTCGACGACGCGTGGTTCGCCGCCCACAAGAAGGCGAAGCCCAACTCGCTCGACGACCTCACCAAGCCCGAGTACAAGGATCTCTTCGTCACCCCCGGCGCGGCCACCTCGTCGCCCGGCATGGCCTTCCTGCTGGCCACGATCGCGAAGTACGGCGACAACGGGTGGCAGGACTACTGGAAGAAGCTCAAGGCCAACGGGGTGAAGGTGACCAGCGGCTGGAGCGACGCGTGGAGCGTCGATTACACCGCCGGCGGTGGCAAGGGCAGCCGTCCGATCGTGTTGTCCTACAACACGTCTCCGGCCGACACCGTCAAGGACGGCAAGGCCACCACCTCGGCGATGACCGACTCGTGCTTCCGTCAGGTCGAGTACGCCGGCGTGCTGAAGGGCGCGAAGAACGAGCCCGGTGCGCAGGCGTTCATCGACTTCCTGCTCGGCAAGACCTTCCAGGCCTCGATGCCGGCCAACATGTACGTCTTCCCGGTCGACCCGGCGGTCGCGATCCCGGCGCAGTGGAAGGCGGCCGTCACCGTGCCGGACAAGACCCTCGAGGTCGACCCGGCCAAGATCACCGCCAATCGCGACAAGTGGCTGCGCGAGTGGCAGGACACCGTCTCCGGCTGA
- a CDS encoding DUF4235 domain-containing protein encodes MGSVVWKVIAAVAGVAATKVASKATTAGWQAATGNPAPVGKHDPNYNAKQIAVFTLVSAAVAQGLRALAERKAADYYTKSAGHPPQVVAKEREKAVAKAAKA; translated from the coding sequence ATGGGATCCGTGGTGTGGAAGGTGATCGCCGCCGTCGCAGGTGTCGCGGCGACGAAGGTCGCGTCGAAGGCGACGACGGCCGGCTGGCAGGCGGCCACCGGCAACCCGGCACCGGTCGGCAAGCACGACCCCAACTACAACGCCAAGCAGATCGCGGTCTTCACGCTCGTGTCGGCCGCCGTGGCGCAGGGTCTGCGTGCCCTCGCCGAGCGCAAGGCTGCCGACTACTACACCAAGTCGGCCGGCCACCCGCCGCAGGTCGTGGCCAAGGAGCGCGAGAAGGCGGTGGCGAAGGCCGCCAAGGCCTGA
- a CDS encoding Lrp/AsnC family transcriptional regulator has product MNPAAEGRSSRGEVATTGSAGRSAADLDAVDRRILAALAEDSRISVRALAERLHLSRAGAYARIERLRERGVITGFTISIDPATAGLTTTAYVAINIEQNTWRAVSAALAELAYLDRISLMGSEFDVLVQVHAPDNAALRTLVLERIQAIPGVIGTRTWLVFDEIPGRGRSWAD; this is encoded by the coding sequence ATGAATCCAGCGGCAGAGGGCAGATCGTCCAGGGGTGAGGTTGCCACGACTGGGTCGGCTGGACGTTCGGCAGCCGACCTCGACGCGGTCGACCGACGCATCCTCGCCGCCCTCGCCGAAGACTCCCGCATCTCGGTGCGCGCCCTCGCCGAGCGGCTGCACCTGAGCCGAGCCGGCGCGTACGCCCGCATCGAGCGGCTGCGCGAACGCGGGGTGATCACCGGGTTCACGATCTCGATCGACCCGGCGACCGCGGGCCTCACCACCACCGCCTATGTCGCGATCAACATCGAGCAGAACACCTGGCGGGCCGTGAGCGCGGCCCTGGCCGAGCTTGCGTACCTCGATCGGATCTCGCTCATGGGTTCGGAGTTCGACGTGCTGGTGCAGGTGCACGCCCCCGACAACGCCGCGTTGCGCACCCTCGTGCTCGAACGCATCCAGGCGATCCCGGGCGTCATCGGCACCCGCACCTGGCTGGTCTTCGACGAGATCCCCGGCCGCGGGCGCAGCTGGGCCGACTGA
- the pdhA gene encoding pyruvate dehydrogenase (acetyl-transferring) E1 component subunit alpha, giving the protein MRDTLHETSVEALLPSPRPVQLLDPTGAPVEQSGTRRPYAMPSADRLQDVWRHMVLGRRFDLQATALTKQGRLAVYPSSRGQEACQVGAIRSLTARDWVFPTYRESMALVTRGIDPAEVLALLRGSAHCGYDPLAQRTAAQCTPLATQLVHAAGTAYGLKRRGEDCVALGFIGDGATSEGDFHEALNFAAVFDAPAIFFVQNNKYAISVPLSKQTKAPSLAYKAIGYGVACEQVDGNDPAAVMAVMDAALDHCRSGRGPFLIEAHTYRLDAHTNADDASRYRSGDEVTAWLERDPIARLEAYLRASGLLNDDQANAVRQEAEALATDLRDRMNTDPEVDPMSLFDNVFASPTPQVAEARAMVEAEMHAEMQAAEEVTR; this is encoded by the coding sequence ATGCGGGACACACTCCATGAGACGTCGGTCGAGGCGCTGCTGCCCTCGCCCCGCCCGGTGCAACTGCTCGATCCGACGGGTGCGCCGGTCGAGCAATCGGGCACCCGTCGCCCCTACGCGATGCCGTCGGCCGACCGACTGCAGGACGTCTGGCGGCACATGGTGCTCGGACGCCGGTTCGACCTGCAGGCGACCGCGCTCACCAAGCAGGGGCGGCTGGCCGTCTACCCCTCCTCGCGCGGTCAGGAAGCCTGCCAGGTGGGCGCGATCCGCAGCCTCACCGCCCGCGACTGGGTGTTTCCGACCTACCGCGAGTCGATGGCCCTGGTCACCCGCGGCATCGACCCGGCCGAGGTGCTCGCCCTGCTGCGCGGCAGCGCGCACTGCGGCTACGACCCGTTGGCGCAGCGCACCGCGGCCCAGTGCACACCGCTGGCCACTCAGTTGGTGCATGCCGCCGGCACCGCCTACGGCCTGAAGCGGCGCGGCGAAGACTGCGTCGCGCTCGGATTCATCGGCGACGGCGCGACCAGCGAGGGCGACTTCCACGAAGCGCTCAACTTCGCCGCGGTGTTCGACGCGCCGGCGATCTTCTTCGTGCAGAACAACAAGTACGCGATCAGCGTGCCGCTGTCGAAGCAGACCAAGGCACCGTCGTTGGCCTACAAGGCAATTGGCTACGGCGTGGCCTGCGAGCAGGTCGACGGCAACGACCCCGCCGCCGTCATGGCCGTGATGGACGCGGCGCTCGACCACTGCCGCTCGGGCCGCGGACCGTTCCTCATCGAGGCGCACACCTACCGCCTCGACGCGCACACCAACGCCGACGACGCGAGCCGCTACCGCTCCGGCGACGAGGTGACCGCGTGGCTCGAACGCGACCCGATCGCCCGACTGGAGGCCTACCTGCGCGCGTCCGGCCTGCTCAACGACGACCAGGCGAACGCCGTGCGGCAGGAGGCCGAGGCGCTTGCCACCGACCTGCGCGATCGGATGAACACCGACCCCGAGGTCGACCCGATGTCGTTGTTCGACAACGTTTTCGCGTCGCCCACACCGCAGGTCGCCGAGGCCCGCGCGATGGTCGAGGCAGAGATGCATGCCGAGATGCAGGCAGCCGAAGAGGTGACCCGATGA
- a CDS encoding alpha-ketoacid dehydrogenase subunit beta, which translates to MTTIDAPAPAVAGPTTLTFAKAINQALRDAMTADDDVLVFGEDVGTLGGVFRVTDGLTRDFGEDRCFDTPLAESGIVGFAIGLCYTGFRPVVEMQFDAFAYPAFEQIASHVAKMHNRTGGKVTLPMVIRVPYAGGIGGVEHHCDSSEGYYAHTPGLKVYTPATPQDAYWMLREAIADPDPVIFMEPKALYWSKAEVDTSSPVEPVGRAAVRRPGKEVTLISYGPSVPLALKAADAAEQEGWDVEVIDLRSIVPLDDETVLASVRRTGRCVVVSEAQGFAGVAGELASRISERCFHSLEAPVLRVSGLPTPYPAPMLEHTYLPGVDRILDAIDRLQFDDQPDTTFSEGARG; encoded by the coding sequence ATGACCACGATCGACGCTCCCGCGCCCGCGGTGGCCGGCCCCACCACCCTCACCTTCGCGAAGGCGATCAACCAGGCACTGCGCGATGCGATGACCGCCGACGACGACGTGCTCGTCTTCGGCGAAGACGTCGGCACCCTCGGCGGTGTCTTCCGCGTCACCGACGGCCTCACCCGCGACTTCGGCGAAGACCGCTGCTTCGACACCCCGCTGGCCGAGTCGGGCATCGTCGGCTTTGCGATCGGGCTCTGCTACACCGGTTTTCGGCCGGTGGTCGAGATGCAGTTCGACGCGTTCGCCTACCCGGCGTTCGAGCAGATCGCCTCGCACGTCGCGAAGATGCACAACCGCACCGGCGGCAAGGTGACGCTGCCGATGGTCATCCGGGTGCCCTACGCCGGCGGCATCGGCGGAGTGGAGCACCACTGCGACTCCAGCGAGGGCTACTACGCCCACACGCCCGGCCTGAAGGTCTACACGCCCGCCACCCCGCAGGACGCCTACTGGATGCTGCGCGAGGCGATCGCCGACCCCGACCCGGTGATCTTCATGGAGCCGAAGGCCCTCTACTGGAGCAAGGCCGAGGTCGACACCTCCAGCCCGGTCGAGCCGGTCGGCCGGGCGGCCGTCCGTCGCCCCGGCAAGGAGGTCACGCTCATCAGCTACGGACCGTCGGTTCCGTTGGCGCTCAAGGCCGCCGACGCGGCCGAGCAGGAGGGCTGGGACGTCGAGGTGATCGACCTGCGCAGCATCGTGCCGCTCGACGACGAGACCGTGCTGGCATCGGTGCGGCGCACCGGACGCTGCGTGGTCGTGAGCGAGGCCCAGGGGTTCGCCGGGGTGGCCGGCGAGCTCGCCTCGCGCATCTCCGAGCGCTGCTTCCACTCGCTCGAGGCACCCGTGTTGCGGGTGAGCGGCCTGCCGACGCCCTACCCGGCGCCGATGCTCGAGCACACCTACCTGCCCGGCGTCGACCGCATCCTCGACGCCATCGACCGGCTGCAGTTCGACGACCAGCCCGATACGACGTTCAGCGAGGGCGCCCGTGGCTGA
- a CDS encoding dihydrolipoamide acetyltransferase family protein, producing the protein MAERIFNLPDLGEGLTEAEIVEWLVDDRADVSIDQNVVVVETAKATVEVPIPYAGTVATRHGAPGDTVAVGAPLITVSSGAPAISGAPADSGAPADEGSGAVLIGYGTGHGQQTRRRRGSRRPAVPTMAAPMEAPVEAPVAVAEAVAPQVISPIVRRLARDHGLDLHHLRPATGAVLRRSDIEAAIARSAPAATAPASDATTAATTAATTPALADERIPLTGVRKVIADKLATSRREIPDATTWVDVDATDFMTVRDQLRDHGVGQLGLLGRICVAGLRTFPELNASVEGEEIVRHGGINLGFAAQSPRGLVVPVVKDAHTMSARRLTDAMADLTARARSGELSPAELTGGTFTLNNYGVFGVDGSTPILNHPEAAMLGVGRIIDRPWVVDGQLAVRKVTQLGFTFDHRVCDGGSAGGFLRFVADAVEQPVRLLAEW; encoded by the coding sequence GTGGCTGAACGCATCTTCAACCTTCCCGATCTCGGCGAGGGCCTGACCGAGGCCGAGATCGTCGAGTGGCTGGTCGACGACCGCGCCGACGTGAGCATCGACCAGAACGTCGTGGTCGTCGAAACCGCCAAGGCCACCGTCGAGGTGCCGATCCCCTACGCCGGCACCGTCGCCACCCGGCACGGTGCGCCCGGCGACACCGTTGCGGTCGGCGCACCCCTGATCACCGTGTCGAGCGGTGCACCGGCAATTTCCGGCGCGCCTGCCGACTCCGGCGCGCCGGCCGACGAAGGCTCGGGCGCCGTGCTCATCGGCTACGGCACCGGACACGGCCAGCAAACCCGCCGCCGACGAGGTTCCCGTCGACCAGCCGTCCCCACGATGGCAGCGCCGATGGAGGCGCCAGTGGAGGCGCCAGTGGCTGTTGCCGAAGCCGTTGCACCGCAGGTGATCTCACCGATCGTGCGGCGCCTCGCCCGAGACCACGGGCTCGACCTGCACCACCTGCGACCGGCGACGGGCGCGGTGCTGCGGCGCAGCGACATCGAGGCGGCCATCGCCCGATCGGCGCCCGCTGCGACGGCGCCTGCGTCCGACGCAACCACTGCGGCAACCACCGCAGCGACCACCCCGGCACTCGCCGACGAGCGCATCCCGCTCACCGGCGTCCGGAAGGTCATTGCCGACAAGCTCGCCACCTCGCGCCGCGAGATCCCCGATGCCACCACGTGGGTCGATGTCGACGCCACCGACTTCATGACCGTGCGCGACCAACTGCGCGATCACGGTGTCGGCCAGCTCGGCCTGCTCGGGCGCATCTGCGTGGCCGGTCTGCGCACGTTCCCCGAGCTCAACGCGTCGGTCGAGGGCGAGGAGATCGTGCGGCACGGCGGCATCAACCTCGGGTTCGCCGCGCAGTCACCGCGCGGTCTGGTGGTGCCGGTCGTCAAGGACGCCCACACCATGTCCGCCCGCCGACTGACGGACGCGATGGCCGACCTCACCGCGCGGGCTCGCTCCGGTGAGCTCTCACCCGCGGAGCTCACCGGCGGCACCTTTACGCTCAACAACTACGGCGTGTTCGGGGTCGACGGGTCGACGCCGATCCTCAACCACCCCGAGGCGGCGATGCTCGGCGTCGGACGCATCATCGACCGTCCGTGGGTCGTCGACGGGCAGTTGGCGGTGCGAAAGGTGACCCAGCTCGGGTTCACCTTCGACCACCGCGTGTGCGACGGCGGGTCGGCCGGCGGGTTCCTGCGGTTCGTCGCCGACGCGGTGGAACAGCCGGTGCGACTGCTCGCCGAATGGTGA
- a CDS encoding DUF4333 domain-containing protein: MTSRVRRGAAAALTSALLIGGVTACSSEAAVKKSDVEKQIESRISSSGTNIKDVKCDDNLKAKKGATTDCEAKVDGTTQKFKATVTSVDGKTVHYSISKG, from the coding sequence ATGACCAGCCGAGTCCGTCGCGGCGCCGCCGCCGCACTGACCAGCGCCCTGCTCATCGGGGGTGTCACCGCCTGCAGCAGCGAGGCTGCGGTGAAGAAGTCCGACGTCGAGAAGCAGATTGAGTCGCGGATCTCCAGCAGCGGCACCAACATCAAGGACGTCAAGTGCGACGACAACCTCAAGGCCAAGAAGGGCGCGACCACCGACTGCGAGGCGAAGGTGGACGGCACCACGCAGAAATTCAAGGCCACGGTCACCTCAGTGGACGGTAAGACCGTGCACTACTCAATCAGCAAGGGCTGA
- the hutI gene encoding imidazolonepropionase, whose protein sequence is MSTTLITGIAELVTCDDEREGELGIVHDAAVVVDGEQIRWVGAAAQAPDADERRDLGGRAVLPGFVDSHTHLVFAGDRSAEFTARMTGEPYDGGGIAVSMAATRGASDEELRSLIGARLEQMRAQGTTSWEIKSGYGLNVEHEARSLRIAKEFTDETTFLGAHVVPPEAREDRAAYVDLVAGEMLEACAPHAKWIDVFCEPNSTYAFTGEESRRVLEAGAAKGLGLRVHGNQLGPGPGVQLAVELGAASVDHCTFLSDDDVEAVAGSDTVATVLPGVEFSTRMPYPRARDLIDAGATVALASDCNPGTCYSNSIPFVIALAVREMRLTPAEAVWAATRGAAKSLQRSDIGVVRVGARADLAVLDAPSYLHLAYRPGVPIASAL, encoded by the coding sequence GTGAGCACCACCCTGATCACCGGCATCGCCGAACTCGTCACCTGTGACGACGAGCGTGAGGGCGAACTCGGCATCGTGCACGACGCCGCGGTCGTCGTCGACGGCGAACAGATCCGCTGGGTCGGCGCGGCCGCGCAGGCGCCCGACGCCGATGAGCGCCGCGACCTGGGCGGGCGCGCCGTGCTGCCCGGCTTCGTCGACTCGCACACCCACCTCGTCTTCGCCGGCGACCGCAGCGCGGAGTTCACCGCGCGGATGACCGGCGAGCCCTACGACGGCGGTGGCATCGCGGTATCGATGGCGGCCACTCGCGGCGCGAGTGACGAGGAGTTGCGCTCACTGATCGGCGCCCGGCTGGAGCAGATGCGCGCGCAGGGCACGACCTCGTGGGAGATCAAGTCGGGTTACGGGCTCAACGTCGAGCATGAAGCCCGATCTCTGCGCATCGCAAAGGAATTCACCGACGAAACCACCTTCCTCGGCGCCCACGTGGTGCCGCCGGAGGCGCGCGAGGATCGTGCGGCGTACGTCGACCTGGTCGCCGGCGAGATGCTCGAGGCGTGCGCCCCGCACGCGAAGTGGATCGACGTGTTCTGCGAACCGAACAGCACCTACGCGTTCACCGGCGAGGAGTCGCGGCGGGTGCTCGAGGCCGGTGCCGCGAAGGGTCTCGGCCTGCGGGTGCACGGCAACCAGCTCGGACCCGGCCCCGGCGTGCAGCTCGCGGTCGAGCTCGGCGCGGCGAGCGTCGATCACTGCACCTTCCTGTCCGACGACGACGTCGAGGCGGTGGCCGGGAGCGACACCGTGGCCACGGTGCTGCCGGGCGTGGAGTTCTCCACCCGCATGCCCTACCCGCGGGCGCGCGACCTCATCGACGCCGGAGCCACGGTGGCGCTGGCCAGCGACTGCAACCCGGGCACCTGCTACTCCAACTCGATCCCGTTCGTCATCGCACTCGCCGTCCGCGAAATGCGCCTGACTCCGGCCGAGGCGGTCTGGGCCGCGACCCGGGGCGCCGCGAAGTCGTTGCAGCGCAGCGATATCGGGGTCGTTCGCGTGGGCGCCCGGGCCGACCTCGCGGTGCTCGACGCGCCGAGCTACCTGCACCTGGCCTACCGCCCGGGGGTGCCGATCGCGTCGGCGCTCTGA